In the genome of Hymenobacter taeanensis, one region contains:
- a CDS encoding DUF4296 domain-containing protein, with translation MKNTFLYLLLILGAFLAGCQKPEDVAPPSKLLPQEKMVSLLVNIHILEAQVDASALPSDSARALFLQQQKVLFKRYEVTDSSFRQSYRYYAVHDKDLDDIYKIVIDSLGKREKKFGITPDM, from the coding sequence GTGAAAAATACTTTCCTTTATCTGCTACTAATTCTGGGGGCCTTTCTTGCGGGGTGCCAGAAGCCCGAAGATGTGGCGCCGCCCAGTAAACTACTCCCTCAGGAGAAGATGGTTAGCTTGCTGGTAAACATTCATATTCTGGAGGCGCAGGTAGATGCCTCCGCCCTACCTTCTGACTCCGCCCGAGCCTTATTTCTGCAGCAGCAGAAGGTGCTATTTAAGCGTTATGAAGTCACGGACTCCTCGTTCCGGCAGAGCTACCGCTACTACGCCGTACACGACAAAGACCTGGACGATATCTATAAAATTGTAATTGATAGCTTGGGCAAGCGCGAAAAGAAATTTGGTATAACGCCTGATATGTAA
- a CDS encoding MATE family efflux transporter: MLLPTLRPHLRPTLTLAYPVMLSQLGHVLVNVCDSMVVGQTGKVELAAVSLSVSVCTVVMVFGMGLAMGITPLVAAADGRRDVATLGRLLVNGVWLCTVAGVLLGGLGLLLPPFLPYLHQEPDVAALAAPWIRVIFLSLLPLMVFQGFKQFAEGLGLTRQAMLLSVQANLLNAFLCYAMVFGKFGFPNLGMMGAAWATLIARTLMAILMAAYVLLAARLHPYREAAALNLLPDASSLRRLIGFGSPIGVQMMFEMGAFSFSAIMIGWLGATELAAHQIAINVASVTYMAASGIAAAATIRVGNLRGAGNATGARHAGYAAYLITFLFMSAMGLLLIVGRHYIPQYYNHDPAVIAQASALLLIAAAFQISDGVQVVGLGALRGLEDVKVPSVVALLAYWAAALPLGYVLGFPLGLGATGVWLGLLTGLTLVAGLLLLRFRHRSRTLATAHLNEVVASVR; the protein is encoded by the coding sequence ATGCTTCTGCCTACCCTCCGCCCCCACCTTAGGCCCACACTCACGTTGGCGTATCCTGTTATGCTCAGCCAGCTGGGCCACGTACTGGTCAACGTCTGCGACAGTATGGTGGTGGGGCAGACCGGTAAAGTAGAGCTGGCGGCGGTATCTCTGAGCGTGAGCGTGTGCACCGTGGTTATGGTGTTTGGCATGGGCCTGGCCATGGGCATTACGCCACTGGTGGCCGCCGCTGATGGCCGCCGCGACGTGGCTACGCTGGGGCGCCTGCTGGTAAATGGGGTGTGGCTCTGCACGGTAGCAGGCGTGCTGCTGGGAGGCTTGGGGTTACTGCTGCCTCCCTTCCTCCCCTATTTGCACCAGGAGCCCGATGTGGCTGCCCTCGCCGCCCCCTGGATTCGGGTGATATTCCTGTCACTGCTGCCGCTTATGGTGTTCCAGGGCTTCAAGCAGTTTGCTGAAGGGCTGGGCCTTACGCGCCAGGCTATGCTGCTTTCCGTGCAGGCCAACCTGCTCAACGCGTTTCTTTGCTATGCCATGGTATTCGGGAAGTTTGGCTTCCCGAACCTGGGCATGATGGGCGCCGCCTGGGCCACACTTATTGCCCGCACACTCATGGCTATACTTATGGCCGCCTATGTGCTGCTGGCCGCCCGCCTGCACCCCTACCGCGAAGCCGCCGCTCTTAACCTGCTCCCCGATGCCAGCAGCCTGCGCCGCCTCATCGGCTTCGGTTCCCCCATTGGCGTGCAGATGATGTTTGAGATGGGTGCTTTCAGCTTTTCGGCCATCATGATTGGGTGGCTGGGCGCTACCGAGCTGGCTGCTCACCAAATAGCCATTAATGTGGCTTCTGTAACGTATATGGCCGCCAGCGGCATTGCGGCAGCGGCCACCATTCGGGTGGGTAACCTGCGCGGTGCCGGTAATGCCACAGGAGCCCGGCACGCCGGCTACGCGGCTTACCTCATCACATTTCTGTTCATGAGTGCCATGGGTCTGCTACTGATAGTGGGCCGCCACTACATTCCGCAGTATTACAACCACGACCCCGCCGTAATTGCCCAGGCCTCTGCCCTGTTACTTATTGCGGCCGCTTTCCAGATTTCTGATGGAGTGCAGGTGGTAGGTCTAGGAGCGCTACGGGGCCTAGAAGATGTGAAGGTACCCTCAGTGGTAGCCCTACTGGCCTACTGGGCCGCCGCGCTGCCGCTGGGCTACGTGCTGGGTTTCCCGCTGGGGCTGGGGGCTACGGGCGTTTGGCTGGGCCTGCTGACAGGCCTCACGCTGGTGGCCGGCTTGCTGCTCTTACGCTTCCGCCACCGCAGCCGCACGCTGGCAACAGCGCACTTGAACGAAGTGGTAGCTAGCGTGCGTTAG
- a CDS encoding YggS family pyridoxal phosphate-dependent enzyme has product MSIADNIHRIQQELTGTSAKLVAVTKTHPIELLQEAYAAGSRIFGENRVQEMAAKQPELPADVEWHLIGHLQTNKVKYIAPFVHTIQSIDSLKLLQEVEKQAARHEREIRCLLQFHIAKEDTKTGLSLAEAEELLQSPEFRAMQHVRLAGVMGIATNTTDEHQLRREFRELRGYFDKLKALYFADDEAFREVSMGMSSDYRLAIQEGSTLIRVGSAIFGAR; this is encoded by the coding sequence ATGTCCATAGCCGATAATATTCACCGTATTCAGCAGGAGCTTACGGGTACCTCTGCCAAGTTGGTAGCCGTTACTAAAACTCACCCCATAGAGCTGCTACAAGAGGCCTACGCTGCGGGCAGCCGAATTTTTGGCGAGAACCGCGTGCAGGAAATGGCCGCCAAGCAGCCCGAGCTGCCCGCCGATGTAGAGTGGCACCTCATCGGCCACCTGCAAACCAATAAGGTGAAGTACATCGCGCCCTTTGTGCATACCATTCAGAGCATTGATAGCCTGAAGCTGCTGCAGGAAGTGGAGAAGCAGGCCGCCCGCCACGAGCGTGAAATCCGGTGTCTGCTACAGTTTCACATTGCCAAGGAAGATACGAAAACCGGCCTTTCATTGGCGGAAGCGGAAGAGTTACTGCAGTCACCGGAGTTTCGGGCTATGCAGCACGTGCGCCTGGCCGGCGTGATGGGCATTGCTACCAATACCACTGATGAGCACCAGCTGCGCCGCGAGTTTCGGGAATTGCGCGGCTACTTCGACAAGCTGAAGGCCTTGTACTTCGCTGACGATGAAGCGTTCCGCGAGGTTTCTATGGGCATGAGCTCCGACTACCGACTGGCCATTCAAGAAGGCAGCACGCTCATTCGAGTGGGCAGCGCTATTTTTGGTGCCCGCTAG
- a CDS encoding alpha/beta hydrolase family protein, whose product MVPAARGWCTATWRTIWRGYVVGLLEHPHNNRDNDSWAHTPQNLVARPRHLQLAIDQLANDPRFAAVIQPDKVAIIGHSLGGYTALALVGGEPVAGPHGTPDGQPHRIPTPPADARVQAVVLLAPAVPWFMAEGSLQNVHVPVLLLVGEKDEHTPLSHAEIILRGLPDIAPVTFRVVENAGHFSFLSPFPPARVSPAFPPSQDPPGFNRLHFHEELYPEVLAFLSRFLSVG is encoded by the coding sequence ATGGTACCGGCAGCTCGGGGCTGGTGCACCGCAACCTGGCGCACCATCTGGCGCGGCTACGTAGTAGGCCTCCTGGAGCACCCCCACAACAACCGCGATAATGACAGTTGGGCCCACACCCCACAGAACCTAGTGGCTAGGCCCCGCCACTTACAACTGGCTATTGATCAGCTTGCTAATGACCCACGGTTTGCGGCAGTTATTCAGCCCGATAAGGTGGCTATCATTGGACACTCCTTGGGTGGATACACGGCCTTAGCCCTGGTGGGGGGAGAACCCGTAGCCGGCCCCCACGGCACCCCCGATGGGCAACCGCACCGTATCCCGACACCGCCGGCCGATGCGCGCGTGCAAGCGGTGGTGTTGCTGGCGCCAGCTGTGCCATGGTTTATGGCTGAGGGCAGCTTACAGAACGTGCACGTACCGGTTTTACTACTAGTGGGGGAGAAGGATGAGCACACTCCGCTCTCGCATGCTGAAATTATACTGCGCGGCCTGCCCGACATAGCGCCGGTAACGTTTCGAGTGGTTGAAAACGCTGGCCATTTCTCCTTCCTAAGCCCATTTCCGCCGGCTCGCGTGAGCCCGGCGTTTCCTCCCTCGCAAGACCCACCGGGCTTCAACCGGCTGCACTTTCACGAGGAACTGTACCCTGAAGTGCTTGCTTTCTTGTCGCGCTTTCTCTCAGTTGGTTAA
- a CDS encoding DUF1573 domain-containing protein: MKKVLLLALSLTTMGFAAQAQTAAVKPANAQTKVAGPQIQFEEMKYDFGSIKQGDVVDHTFKFKNVGTQPLVISNIGVSCGCTTPNWTKEPVMPGKTGMISAKFNSAGKMGMQNKVLTIESNSAGGNAMVSLVGDVKDSASADASTVAPAVVSPSEMDAKDAKQKTKVSDSKIKMKKKSS, from the coding sequence ATGAAAAAAGTACTCTTGCTGGCCTTGTCGCTCACCACGATGGGCTTCGCCGCGCAGGCGCAAACGGCTGCCGTGAAGCCAGCCAATGCTCAGACTAAAGTAGCTGGTCCGCAGATCCAGTTTGAGGAAATGAAGTACGACTTCGGCTCCATCAAGCAGGGCGATGTGGTTGACCATACCTTCAAATTCAAGAACGTGGGCACCCAGCCGCTGGTAATTTCCAACATTGGCGTAAGCTGCGGCTGCACCACTCCTAACTGGACCAAAGAACCCGTGATGCCCGGCAAGACGGGTATGATCTCGGCTAAGTTTAACAGCGCCGGCAAAATGGGCATGCAGAACAAAGTTCTCACCATCGAGTCGAACTCAGCGGGCGGAAATGCCATGGTTTCGCTGGTGGGCGACGTGAAAGACTCGGCTTCTGCTGATGCTTCTACGGTAGCTCCGGCCGTAGTTTCGCCTTCCGAAATGGACGCGAAAGACGCCAAGCAGAAGACCAAAGTGAGCGACAGCAAAATCAAAATGAAGAAGAAGTCTTCGTAA
- a CDS encoding DUF922 domain-containing protein: MLSTFSLPLYLLSALGHWFQGSPAPAVATAAAPATIEWRADRRLTWEDFKARPNTDRLAALTSSTIDAKVGCIDYQFSAQVRAVFVPNESWVRNAASASPNLLRHEQLHFDITELHTRKLRQKLSLVKLDCLHLQPAFNNITKLAFLEWQREEAKYDVDTNHGLNEPRQKVWEEQIQQKLQQFEAFAVK, from the coding sequence ATGCTGTCGACCTTTTCGCTTCCCCTGTACCTGCTAAGCGCTCTAGGCCACTGGTTCCAGGGCTCGCCTGCGCCGGCTGTTGCTACAGCCGCTGCTCCTGCCACCATTGAGTGGCGCGCCGACCGCCGCCTGACCTGGGAGGATTTCAAAGCCCGCCCGAATACCGACCGCCTGGCGGCCCTTACTTCTTCTACCATCGACGCCAAAGTAGGCTGTATCGACTACCAGTTCTCGGCGCAAGTACGAGCCGTTTTTGTCCCGAATGAGTCGTGGGTGCGCAATGCGGCATCGGCCAGCCCTAACCTGCTGCGTCATGAGCAGCTACACTTTGATATCACGGAGCTGCACACCCGCAAGCTACGCCAGAAGCTGAGCCTTGTGAAGCTAGACTGCTTGCACCTGCAGCCCGCCTTCAACAACATTACCAAGCTGGCTTTTCTGGAGTGGCAGCGCGAAGAAGCAAAGTACGACGTTGACACCAACCACGGCCTGAACGAACCCCGCCAGAAGGTCTGGGAAGAGCAAATACAGCAGAAGCTTCAGCAGTTTGAGGCCTTCGCGGTGAAATAG
- a CDS encoding vWA domain-containing protein, giving the protein MQQLWQQLFAPVLDSVRYATLASYTWAEPRLLFLLPFVPLLFVVRWVLSHRRRSRLGVAFVRGQVPRDWSTLLRFLPDVVLALSLGFAIVALARPQRTDERVVQTGEGIDILLLLDVSASMELQDLQPNRLEAAKRVARDFIAGRQGDRIGLVVFAGDAYSLAPLTTDYELLLGNLQDIRLGMIANDGTAIGTALGVATNRLRNSRSPSKVCILISDGENTAGSLDPLTAAQLAHAYGLKIYTIGLGQDGIVPYGKDANGRPRYVETRLDETTMRQIAQAGEGQFFRATDNAGLTQVFGRINRYEKSEIKQTRYRNTKDYYRIYLFWSLGLWLLWLGLKNTFLTNALED; this is encoded by the coding sequence ATGCAACAACTTTGGCAGCAGCTGTTCGCCCCCGTTCTGGATAGTGTGCGCTACGCTACGCTGGCCAGCTATACCTGGGCTGAGCCGCGCCTGCTGTTTCTGCTGCCGTTTGTGCCACTGCTGTTTGTGGTGCGCTGGGTGCTGTCTCATAGGCGTCGCTCACGGCTGGGCGTGGCGTTTGTGCGAGGGCAGGTTCCGCGCGACTGGAGCACGCTGCTGCGTTTCTTGCCCGATGTGGTGCTGGCCCTCAGCCTCGGATTTGCCATTGTAGCGCTGGCCCGGCCCCAGCGCACCGATGAGCGGGTGGTGCAAACCGGCGAAGGCATTGACATTCTGTTGTTACTAGATGTTTCCGCTTCCATGGAACTGCAGGACCTGCAGCCCAACCGCCTGGAGGCGGCCAAGCGCGTAGCCCGCGACTTTATTGCGGGCCGGCAAGGCGACCGAATTGGGCTGGTGGTGTTTGCTGGTGATGCCTACTCCCTCGCTCCCCTTACCACTGATTATGAGCTACTGCTAGGCAACCTGCAGGATATCCGCCTGGGTATGATTGCCAATGATGGTACGGCTATTGGCACGGCGCTGGGCGTAGCTACTAACCGCCTCCGCAACTCCCGCTCACCCTCCAAAGTGTGCATCCTGATATCAGATGGTGAGAATACCGCCGGCAGCCTCGACCCACTCACGGCGGCGCAGCTGGCTCACGCCTATGGGCTGAAAATCTACACCATAGGCCTGGGCCAGGATGGGATAGTGCCCTACGGCAAAGATGCAAATGGCCGCCCGCGCTACGTGGAAACTCGCCTCGACGAAACTACTATGCGCCAGATTGCTCAGGCTGGTGAAGGGCAGTTCTTTCGGGCCACCGATAATGCCGGCCTCACGCAGGTATTCGGGCGCATCAATCGGTACGAGAAGTCAGAAATCAAGCAAACCCGTTACCGCAATACCAAAGACTATTACCGGATTTATCTGTTCTGGTCTCTGGGACTCTGGCTGCTCTGGCTGGGTCTCAAAAACACCTTCCTCACTAATGCCCTGGAGGATTAA
- the egtD gene encoding L-histidine N(alpha)-methyltransferase yields MVEHVREGLRKPFKTLSSMYFYDDEGSRLFQEIMALPEYYPTRTEFGLLTEHAAAICAALRPTSGEPFYLLELGAGDGLKTKILLRHLLEQGAQFTYVPVDISTGALDGLSAALQAELPGLAVEPVVADYADALTLMASRPGRKAVLFLGSNIGNFFPAERQAFLQRLRQPLTSDDRLLIGFDLQKDPRQIRAAYDDAQGVTAAFNLNLLRRLNRELQADFDLTAWQHYTDYDPFTGAVRSFLVSTKAQTVHMAAIAESVDFAAWEMIHTENSYKFTRPLIEKLAADAGFAMQEFFTDNQAFFSDVILTPKA; encoded by the coding sequence TTGGTAGAGCACGTGCGGGAAGGGCTGCGCAAACCCTTTAAAACATTATCGTCGATGTACTTCTACGATGATGAGGGCAGCCGGCTGTTTCAGGAAATAATGGCGCTGCCAGAGTATTACCCTACCCGCACTGAGTTTGGGTTGCTTACAGAACACGCCGCAGCTATTTGTGCCGCCTTGCGCCCTACTAGCGGCGAGCCGTTTTACCTTCTGGAGCTAGGGGCCGGCGACGGCCTGAAAACGAAAATCCTGCTTCGTCATTTGCTGGAGCAGGGGGCGCAGTTTACCTACGTGCCCGTAGATATTTCCACGGGCGCGCTAGATGGCTTATCGGCGGCGCTGCAGGCAGAGCTGCCTGGCCTAGCCGTGGAGCCAGTGGTGGCTGATTACGCCGATGCCTTAACCCTAATGGCCTCCCGCCCGGGACGTAAGGCAGTGCTCTTTTTGGGCTCAAACATTGGTAATTTTTTCCCGGCTGAGCGGCAGGCCTTTTTGCAGCGCTTGCGCCAGCCACTCACCTCCGACGACCGGCTCCTGATTGGCTTCGATCTGCAGAAAGACCCACGCCAGATTCGGGCGGCGTATGATGACGCGCAGGGCGTAACGGCAGCCTTCAACCTAAACCTGCTGCGCCGCCTGAACCGGGAGCTACAGGCTGATTTTGACCTGACTGCCTGGCAGCATTACACCGATTACGACCCCTTCACGGGGGCCGTGCGCTCTTTCTTGGTGAGCACCAAGGCCCAGACCGTACACATGGCCGCTATTGCTGAAAGTGTGGATTTTGCCGCTTGGGAGATGATTCATACCGAAAACTCCTACAAGTTCACCCGCCCCCTGATTGAGAAGCTGGCCGCTGATGCAGGCTTTGCTATGCAAGAGTTCTTCACCGACAACCAGGCGTTCTTTTCTGATGTTATCCTGACGCCGAAAGCCTAG
- a CDS encoding tRNA-binding protein: protein MITWADFERVDLRVGTILEAREFPAARKPAYQLVIDFGPEIGQKKSSAQITHHYQPAELVGRQVLCVVNFPPRQIANFMSEVLVTGVADAEGHIVLTSFPVPVPNGSRLL, encoded by the coding sequence ATGATCACCTGGGCTGACTTTGAGCGCGTGGACTTACGCGTGGGTACCATTCTCGAAGCCCGCGAATTCCCGGCCGCCCGCAAGCCGGCGTATCAATTGGTCATCGACTTTGGCCCCGAAATCGGTCAGAAAAAATCGAGCGCGCAAATCACGCACCATTATCAACCCGCCGAGTTGGTGGGGCGGCAGGTGCTGTGCGTGGTAAACTTCCCGCCCCGGCAGATTGCCAATTTTATGTCGGAAGTGCTGGTTACGGGCGTTGCTGATGCGGAAGGGCACATTGTGCTTACCTCCTTTCCGGTACCCGTGCCTAACGGCAGCCGCCTACTGTAA
- a CDS encoding KGG domain-containing protein produces MLTKRSASTSARPANSNSDNPPAKRARGFAAMDPAQQRRIASEGGRASHQSGRGHRFTSEEAREAGRKGGQASRSRNTSEKES; encoded by the coding sequence ATGCTGACCAAACGTTCCGCATCTACTTCCGCCCGCCCCGCAAATTCTAATTCCGATAATCCACCCGCAAAGCGCGCCCGCGGCTTTGCCGCCATGGACCCCGCCCAACAGCGCCGTATTGCCAGCGAGGGCGGCCGGGCCTCTCACCAAAGCGGCCGGGGCCACCGGTTTACCTCTGAGGAAGCCCGTGAGGCCGGCCGCAAAGGAGGCCAGGCCAGCCGGAGCCGTAACACCTCTGAAAAGGAGAGCTAG
- the egtB gene encoding ergothioneine biosynthesis protein EgtB: MSTTIPAVSTAAATSQVLVTRFQAIRRQSVALCRPLLPEDTVVQPMLDVSPPKWHLAHTTWFWETFLLREYLPGYQLFHPDYAFLFNSYYNSLGSRVNRADRGTISRPPLSDVYAYRTYVDKHMEQLLALQDTLPAAFAEVLELGLQHEQQHQELLATDIKYILSTSPLAPAYQEAPVQRAVAAVPAAAWLPVPGGVHTIGFEGTGFCFDNELARHKVYVDDFELQNRLVTNAEFLEFIEAGGYQNFRYWMGEGWDLVQSQHWTAPLYWIKQDNGWHRFTHHGLVPIELAAPVTHVSFYEADAYAQWRGLRLPSEQEWEIAARHFGATPQGGTFLESSLLDPQPLAPDADPTQCHQLLGDVWEWTYSAYHAYPGYQRAAGALGEYNGKFMVNQLVLRGGSCATPESHIRITYRNFFHADKRWQFTGIRLAR, from the coding sequence ATGTCTACTACTATTCCCGCGGTTTCTACCGCCGCTGCCACATCTCAGGTACTGGTTACGCGCTTCCAGGCCATCCGTCGCCAGTCTGTTGCGCTGTGCCGCCCGTTGCTACCCGAGGATACGGTAGTGCAGCCCATGCTGGATGTAAGCCCGCCCAAGTGGCATCTGGCGCATACTACCTGGTTCTGGGAAACCTTTTTGCTGCGTGAGTACCTGCCGGGGTATCAGCTCTTCCACCCCGACTACGCCTTTCTCTTTAACTCCTACTACAACTCCCTGGGCTCACGCGTAAACCGCGCCGACCGGGGTACGATTTCCAGGCCCCCGCTCAGCGACGTGTATGCCTACCGCACCTACGTTGATAAGCACATGGAGCAACTGCTGGCACTGCAAGACACACTACCCGCCGCCTTTGCGGAAGTGCTGGAGCTAGGCCTGCAGCACGAACAGCAGCACCAGGAGCTACTAGCCACCGATATTAAGTATATTCTGAGCACCAGCCCGCTGGCGCCTGCTTACCAAGAAGCGCCGGTTCAGCGGGCAGTGGCGGCGGTACCGGCGGCGGCTTGGCTGCCCGTTCCGGGCGGGGTGCACACCATTGGGTTTGAAGGAACGGGTTTCTGTTTCGACAATGAGCTAGCCCGGCACAAGGTGTACGTAGACGACTTTGAGCTGCAAAACCGCCTCGTTACCAATGCAGAGTTCCTGGAATTTATAGAAGCCGGCGGCTATCAGAATTTCCGGTATTGGATGGGCGAAGGCTGGGACCTGGTGCAGAGCCAGCACTGGACGGCTCCTCTCTACTGGATAAAGCAAGACAACGGTTGGCACCGCTTTACGCACCATGGCCTGGTGCCCATAGAGCTGGCCGCGCCCGTAACGCACGTTAGCTTTTATGAGGCTGATGCCTACGCTCAGTGGCGTGGCCTACGCTTGCCCTCTGAGCAGGAATGGGAAATTGCGGCCCGCCACTTCGGGGCCACGCCTCAGGGCGGCACTTTCCTGGAAAGCAGCCTCCTAGACCCGCAACCTCTGGCTCCCGATGCCGACCCTACCCAGTGCCACCAGCTGCTGGGCGATGTCTGGGAATGGACCTACTCTGCCTATCATGCTTACCCCGGTTACCAACGGGCAGCGGGCGCCCTCGGTGAGTACAACGGCAAGTTTATGGTTAACCAGCTAGTATTGCGCGGTGGCTCCTGCGCCACTCCTGAGAGTCACATCCGGATAACTTACCGCAACTTCTTCCACGCCGATAAGCGCTGGCAGTTCACCGGTATTCGGTTGGCGCGCTAG
- a CDS encoding pyridoxal phosphate-dependent aminotransferase, translating to MQESISLASGYGNFTVPPAAAKAAIRLIEAGPLPAGDAAGLPELREALAQRYAPSVTASQVVVTPGAKSALFALFKTLLRPQDEVLLPLPNWFGFGELIERAGGVVRALPLSPESNFALTPEILEAALTPSTRILLLSNPNNPTGRVYSHQELAALLQVTQRFPGLYVVSDEIYDLITFGPQPVPSLLDFADPHERHVVVNGFSKSLALIGWGVGYLVAPAAIAAACAAWQYATSVAVPAPNQHAALAATHAAPAIAAGLLAQLQPTRALLLAGLAALPLVPPTQPEGTYYVFPDFRAYLNPKLPAAEAAAELVASFREAGVLVVDGTSCGAPGFMRISYAVPESSLREAVARIARVLEQRRS from the coding sequence ATGCAAGAATCAATCAGCCTGGCTTCCGGCTACGGAAACTTTACGGTGCCTCCTGCCGCTGCCAAAGCAGCCATACGCCTTATTGAAGCCGGGCCGCTTCCGGCTGGTGATGCCGCAGGCCTGCCTGAACTGCGCGAAGCCCTGGCTCAGCGCTACGCTCCTTCCGTAACCGCTAGCCAGGTGGTGGTTACCCCCGGGGCAAAATCGGCGTTGTTTGCCCTGTTTAAAACGCTATTGCGCCCTCAGGATGAAGTACTGCTACCGCTGCCCAATTGGTTTGGGTTTGGCGAGCTGATTGAGCGCGCTGGCGGAGTAGTACGGGCTTTGCCTCTCTCCCCCGAGAGCAATTTTGCCCTCACACCCGAAATTCTGGAGGCCGCCCTCACGCCTAGCACCCGCATTCTCCTTCTCTCAAACCCGAACAACCCCACAGGCAGGGTGTATAGCCACCAGGAGCTGGCGGCGCTGCTGCAGGTAACCCAGCGCTTTCCGGGGCTCTACGTGGTGTCAGATGAGATTTACGATCTAATCACGTTCGGACCTCAGCCGGTGCCCTCTCTCCTTGATTTCGCCGACCCGCACGAGCGACACGTTGTAGTTAATGGGTTCTCGAAGTCACTGGCCCTGATTGGCTGGGGTGTAGGGTACCTGGTGGCTCCTGCGGCCATAGCGGCTGCCTGCGCCGCTTGGCAGTATGCCACCAGCGTAGCCGTACCCGCACCCAATCAGCACGCCGCATTGGCCGCTACTCACGCTGCCCCCGCAATTGCCGCCGGGCTACTGGCCCAACTGCAGCCAACGCGTGCATTACTGCTGGCGGGGCTGGCTGCCCTACCCCTGGTGCCACCCACCCAGCCAGAAGGCACGTACTATGTCTTTCCCGACTTCCGGGCTTACCTCAACCCTAAGCTCCCAGCCGCTGAGGCTGCCGCCGAGCTGGTGGCAAGCTTCCGGGAAGCAGGAGTACTGGTTGTAGATGGCACGAGCTGCGGGGCTCCCGGCTTCATGCGTATCTCCTACGCCGTTCCGGAAAGCTCGCTGCGTGAAGCAGTGGCCCGCATTGCCCGGGTGTTGGAGCAGCGCCGGAGTTAG
- a CDS encoding DUF58 domain-containing protein: protein MNPATPSPFQHLVRRLRQMEIRILKAVDAQLQGDFHSVFKGTGLEFDDVRLYQYGDEVRAIDWAVSSKGHGTFVKTYKEEREQQVLLLLDVSGSQQVGAANRRKIDVGREICGVLALAAARQDAQLGILAFSDQKELYLPPGKGIRHAYALIKRLFSLDPQSRQTAVGAGIKQALGLLKRRTIVLLISDFIDTNYERELTMLARKHDLVVLQLLDQREREFPPLGIIPLHDQESGRTVWVNTSSEAFRARYRATYELNREQIGQICRRHRTEYLSIATDTDFIPQLVRLFRRRNQRGSRG, encoded by the coding sequence ATGAATCCTGCCACTCCTTCTCCCTTTCAGCACCTCGTCCGGCGGCTTCGCCAGATGGAAATCCGCATTCTGAAGGCGGTAGATGCACAGTTGCAGGGAGACTTTCACTCGGTGTTTAAAGGCACTGGCCTAGAGTTCGACGACGTGCGGCTTTATCAGTATGGTGATGAAGTTCGGGCTATTGACTGGGCCGTTTCCAGTAAGGGGCACGGCACCTTCGTGAAGACCTACAAGGAAGAACGTGAACAGCAGGTGCTTTTGTTGCTCGACGTGAGCGGCTCGCAGCAAGTAGGGGCCGCCAACCGCCGCAAGATTGACGTGGGCCGGGAGATTTGTGGGGTGCTGGCCCTGGCCGCGGCCCGGCAAGACGCCCAGCTCGGCATTCTGGCCTTTTCGGATCAGAAAGAGCTATACCTGCCGCCGGGCAAGGGAATTCGGCACGCCTATGCCCTCATCAAACGCTTGTTTTCACTGGATCCTCAAAGCCGCCAAACGGCGGTGGGCGCCGGTATCAAGCAGGCGCTAGGCCTGTTAAAGCGTCGCACCATTGTGTTGCTGATTTCCGATTTCATTGATACCAATTATGAGCGGGAACTCACCATGCTGGCCCGCAAACACGACCTGGTAGTGCTGCAGCTCCTAGATCAGCGGGAGCGGGAGTTTCCGCCCCTGGGCATCATTCCGCTTCATGATCAGGAATCTGGCCGCACGGTGTGGGTTAACACTTCCTCTGAGGCATTCCGGGCGCGTTACCGGGCTACGTATGAGCTTAACCGCGAGCAGATTGGCCAAATCTGCCGGCGGCACCGCACTGAATATCTTTCCATTGCTACCGATACTGATTTTATTCCGCAGCTGGTTCGGCTGTTTCGGCGGCGCAACCAACGGGGCAGCCGTGGGTAA
- a CDS encoding DUF423 domain-containing protein produces the protein MTARIILQLAALLGALGVGIGAFGAHGLRKMLEASGRFDTFETAVRYQFYHALALLAIGILYHMRPELRGLGTTAWLWLGGILVFSGSLYVLCLTGFTKLGAVTPIGGLLLIAGWITLFLAARQL, from the coding sequence ATGACGGCTCGAATCATTCTTCAACTGGCGGCCCTACTGGGCGCTTTGGGCGTAGGCATTGGTGCTTTTGGCGCGCACGGGCTGCGCAAAATGCTGGAGGCTTCCGGCCGGTTTGATACGTTTGAAACCGCCGTGCGCTACCAGTTCTACCATGCGCTGGCTTTGCTGGCCATTGGCATTCTGTATCACATGCGCCCCGAGCTGCGCGGCCTGGGCACCACGGCGTGGCTGTGGCTGGGTGGCATTCTTGTATTCAGTGGCTCACTGTACGTGCTCTGTCTCACGGGCTTTACCAAGCTGGGGGCTGTTACACCCATTGGGGGCCTGCTGCTCATTGCCGGCTGGATTACCCTTTTCCTGGCAGCGCGCCAGCTCTAG